A part of Phoenix dactylifera cultivar Barhee BC4 chromosome 2, palm_55x_up_171113_PBpolish2nd_filt_p, whole genome shotgun sequence genomic DNA contains:
- the LOC103715447 gene encoding LRR receptor-like serine/threonine-protein kinase GSO1, protein MKRVHIQPFLLPLLLFFFLSFLEAGAQSEAQALLKWKSSLFQPDALSSWSLANSTSPCRWFGVRCNSAGSIVQLSLPNANLNGTLDEFDFASLPSLTKLDLNANLLNGSIPSNISALSNLASLDLSSNSFVESIPPEIGQLSEMLDLRLYHNNLAGPIPYQLSNLRNVRHFDLGSNHLENPDYTKFTPLPSVTNLSLYNNSLTGKFPPFVLNCTNLTYLDLSQNNLSGPIPPEIGSATKLQSLFLYSNNLSGPIPPEIGRLADLQMLDLSENFLSGPIPRSIGNLTQLTSLVLFYNNLNGAIPAEIGNMTALANLDFNTNQLEGELPDTIAQLPNLELISVFNNNLSGGIPRDLGQNGHLIGVSFSNNSFSGELPPDLCKGFALQHFTADHNNFTGSLPACLRNCPGILRLRLGSNHFSGSIPSELGDATQLTYLDLSENKFTGPIPTNLGNLAQLTYLDLSKNKLTGPIPTKLGNLAQLQSLHLNNNSLIGPIPSELGNLAQLQSLHLNNNNLIGEIPSSLKNCKQLVVVDLGDNGISGNIPEWLGEKLSSLRVLCLRSNMLSGSIPPQLSLLSSLQLLGLADNNISGSIPQSLGNLTAMAEGMQEREKTTNSLYPFYYSNSISIVWKGREAAFQKTLSLVVGIDLSGNYLRHAIPTELTNLSGLVFLNLSRNLLDGSIPEMIGNLKNLEIFDLSMNYLSGAIPPSITSLTFLDSLNLSNNHLSGRIPSGNQLQTLDDPSIYSGNSELCGFPLTKSCSSSQASDVQLSTDDDDEKIWVYLSMGLGFVVAFWGFFGILFFKRSLRLAYFRYIDDIYDSFSRRSMRNM, encoded by the coding sequence ATGAAGAGAGTCCATATCCAACCTTTTCTCCTCCCCCTacttttgttcttcttcctctcctttttgGAGGCCGGAGCACAGAGCGAAGCACAAGCTCTCCTCAAATGGAAGTCCAGCTTGTTTCAGCCAGATGCTCTGAGTTCATGGTCCCTTGCCAACTCTACCAGCCCATGCAGATGGTTTGGTGTCCGCTGCAACTCCGCAGGCAGCATCGTGCAGCTGAGCTTACCCAATGCCAACCTCAACGGCACCCTCGATGAATTCGACTTTGCTTCTCTGCCCAGCCTCACCAAGCTCGACCTCAATGCCAACCTCCTCAACGGCTCCATTCCTTCAAACATCTCTGCTCTCTCCAACCTCGCCTCTTTAGACCTCAGCAGCAACAGCTTCGTTGAATCCATTCCGCCAGAGATCGGTCAGCTCTCCGAGATGCTCGACCTCCGTCTCTACCACAACAATCTCGCTGGGCCGATCCCATATCAGCTCAGCAATCTCCGAAATGTACGCCACTTTGATCTTGGATCCAATCACTTAGAGAACCCAGACTACACCAAGTTCACCCCATTGCCTTCGGTGACAAACTTATCTCTATACAACAACAGTCTGACAGGGAAATTCCCACCATTCGTGCTCAACTGCACCAATTTAACGTACCTTGACCTCTCGCAGAACAACCTATCAGGTCCAATCCCTCCGGAGATTGGATCGGCCACAAAGCTGCAAAGCCTATTCCTCTACAGCAACAACCTATCAGGTCCAATCCCTCCAGAGATTGGGAGGTTGGCCGACTTGCAGATGTTGGATCTGTCGGAAAATTTTCTTAGTGGTCCAATCCCCAGATCAATAGGAAACCTTACACAGCTCACTTCCCTGGTCCTCTTCTACAACAACCTGAACGGCGCAATCCCAGCAGAGATCGGAAACATGACGGCACTGGCTAATCTAGACTTCAACACCAACCAATTGGAGGGTGAGCTGCCGGACACCATTGCTCAGCTTCCAAATCTTGAGCTCATATCAGTCTTTAACAACAACCTCAGCGGTGGCATCCCTCGAGACCTCGGCCAGAATGGGCATTTGATCGGAGTCAGCTTTTCGAACAATAGCTTTTCAGGGGAATTGCCTCCAGATTTATGCAAGGGCTTCGCTCTTCAGCACTTCACAGCAGATCACAACAACTTCACAGGCTCGCTGCCGGCTTGCTTGCGCAACTGCCCGGGAATTCTCCGACTCCGGTTGGGGTCGAACCACTTCTCTGGGTCGATTCCTTCAGAGTTAGGTGATGCTACCCAGCTCACTTATCTTGATCTTTCAGAAAACAAATTCACTGGCCCGATACCAACCAACCTTGGTAATCTTGCCCAGCTCACTTATCTTGACCTTTCAAAAAACAAACTCACCGGTCCGATACCAACCAAGCTTGGTAATCTTGCCCAGCTCCAATCACTGCACTTGAACAATAACAGTTTGATTGGTCCGATACCAAGCGAACTTGGTAATCTTGCCCAGCTCCAATCACTGCACTTAAACAATAACAATTTGATTGGAGAAATACCTTCTTCATTGAAGAACTGCAAGCAGCTGGTCGTTGTGGACCTTGGGGACAATGGAATCTCTGGAAATATTCCAGAATGGTTAGGAGAGAAACTTTCATCATTGAGGGTCCTCTGTCTAAGATCGAATATGTTAAGTGGTAGCATTCCTCCTCAGCTATCACTTCTGTCTTCGCTTCAGCTCTTAGGCCTTGCAGACAATAATATCTCTGGAAGTATCCCGCAGAGTTTGGGCAATCTCACCGCGATGGCAGAAGGCAtgcaagaaagggaaaaaacaaCGAACTCCTTGTACCCCTTTTACTACAGCAATAGCATTTCCATAGTCTGGAAAGGAAGAGAGGCTGCCTTTCAAAAAACGCTTTCATTAGTTGTGGGAATCGATCTTTCCGGGAATTATCTCCGTCATGCGATCCCTACAGAGCTAACAAATCTTTCAGGGCTAGTTTTTCTGAATCTCTCAAGGAATCTTTTGGATGGAAGTATTCCGGAGATGATCGGTAACTTAAAAAATCTAGAAATTTTTGACCTGTCCATGAATTACTTATCAGGTGCAATTCCTCCGAGCATCACTTCTCTGACATTCTTAGATTCCTTGAACTTATCAAACAACCACTTGTCGGGACGGATACCATCCGGCAATCAACTACAAACACTTGATGATCCATCCATCTATAGTGGCAATAGTGAACTTTGTGGATTTCCCCTCACCAAAAGTTGTTCAAGTAGCCAAGCATCCGATGTTCAATTGTcaactgatgatgatgatgaaaaaATATGGGTGTATCTTAGCATGGGACTAGGATTTGTGGTGGCATTTTGGGGGTTCTTTGGTATTTTATTCTTTAAGAGATCCTTGCGGCTTGCCTATTTCCGATACATTGATGATATATATGATAGCTTCTCTAGGAGATCAATGAGGAACATGTAA